From the Penaeus monodon isolate SGIC_2016 chromosome 3, NSTDA_Pmon_1, whole genome shotgun sequence genome, the window CAATTATCAATATACACGTGAGAATAAGGCAAAATTGTATTTTTAGAACGcgaaacactatatatatttggttaattTTAGTACCATGAGTCTTGAAAACAAATCAGCTCAGTAAATCCACTTTACAATATCTCTTTTTAATATATCCCAATATCTTAGTGTGCGTTTGTGGCAGTGCGGATATTCTTTCATTCTATgcttatatatactgatatactgaAAAATATTGATCTCGGATCACTTTCCAGAAGAAAGATTAAATACAAATTTCACGTTTAGTAATTTTAAATCCTTCCTTAATAGCAATATATTTCATGATATGAAGACAGTTTGACAATATTATCGCTGTAGTTAAAGTACACCCTATTTATATGAAGTTCAGCattctaacaaacaaacaaaattaatgtGGTACTGATCATATGGTATgaacaatataaatacaaatacatccaAACAACACAGCAAACATATCTGTACcgaaatatttatgtgtgtgtttgtacttgtatatgtgtgtttataaatatatatacatatattcatactcacAAATACACGAGAGTCAAAGCTGGCCTTATAGTCAGGTGGACAAGGTTGACATGTACGTAGAGGACCATGCGCAATAGGCCGCGGGTCAATCTTTCTGCCATTGCAAAGGCAATACTTATCACTACGTTCGCACctctgcatatatctatatatcacgtgtctatatctatttatttacacccGCACATTtaaacacgcgcacatacatatgtgtgtgtttgtgtgtgtgtgtgtgtgtgtgtgcttatataataCTGGTGGTGTATAGATGTTCATTAAAAAAATGGCGGGTTCAAATGGTGATGAGAATAATGCTAAAGGAAATTATATAAGGATTTATGTTCTGTATTATTTCAGAACTGGGGACTGAATTCCCCAAATACATTATCGCCAAGCTGTGGAGAGTCCAGAGGGATAGGGACGGTGATCGAAGATGCTTTTGAAAACATGTGAAATGCACGGTGAATTGTGAAAACCTGCCTGCAAACCATCACtatcacacgcacatatatatatgtatatatatatatatatatatatatatatatatatatatatatatatatgtgtgtgtgtgtgtgtgtgtgtgtgtgtatgtgtgtgtgtgtgtgtgtgtgtgtgtgtgtgtgtgtgtgtgtgtgtggtgtatacgtatgtatatatatgtgtatatatatatatatatatattatatatatatatatatatgtgtggtgtgtgtgtgtggtgtgtgtgtgtgtgtgtgtgtgtgtgtgtatgtggtgtgtgtgtggtgtgtgtgtgtgtgtatgtatgtatgtatgtatgtatgtatgtatgtatgtatatatatatatatatatatatatatatatatatatatatatatatatatatattcacatacgtctgtgtgcttataatatatacatctgtacataAACAGTATATTCACGTTTATATATTTGAGCGAGTTGTGACTTTATTCATCGGCTTTAAATAATTTCTAACTTTACCGCCAAAGACagcgtgaaaaaaaaatggacgggAAAACTCGGTCGGAAGAAGAATCAAGGTAAACTTGTAGGAATGTTTAATGACGTCACAGAAAGGGCGGAGTTACTCTTGGACAGTCGTATATAAGAAATGACTCACTCCGTCAGTGTCCCTGCAGTCTCATCACAGATTCATTCTGACATGGCATTCAAGGTATGCACTCGTGTTTTGTCAATTGTAACTATAAATCATGATCAGCAAATCTGAACTGGTCATCGAGATAGAagtgtatcattattgtcatattcccGTTACTTTCATCAACTAGTTTCCGTTTACttcgtttcatttccttttcagaTTTCTTTCATAATCCATGTGTACCTTTAAAGGCTAGCCTAAACTCAAACAGTTAGGGTCTTGTGAACAGAGCTCTGTAAAAGAAAATGATTCATTACTCTGTCATTCTTACTTTGATTTGGATTGACAAAATACTATCCTCGGGATGTGTAAGCATGGCTTGTATATCATtgaatataatttcaaaatattattgtACTGCAGGTATTTGCACTGGCCGCCCTTGTGGTCGTCGCCGTCGCCCGTCCAGATAGCCCGCCTAGATATGCCTACTCAGCTCCCACACCCTCTTATGCAcccgccaagtacgacttcaactacgctGTAAACGACCCACCATCTGGCAACGACTTCGGACATCAGGAAGCACGTGATGGTGACAATACACAGGGATCGTACTACGTCCTGCTTCCCGACGGTCGACTGCAGAGAGTCACCTACGTTGTCAACGGCGACTCTGGATATGTGGCTGACGTCACCTATGAAGGAGAGGCTCAGTACTCCACCCCAAAAGCCTCCTATGGTCCTCCTCAGCCTTCCTACAAGCCACCTACACCCTCCTATGTCTAAGATTATTGATCCCAAATCtttgtatattctgtatattaaacaagaaaaaattaccTGTAGGTGTCTTCCGCTCCCTGTATGATTTACTTAATTTGCGTGTCACTAAAAACAGTAGCATTTGTTTACTTCTTTCATTTGTACGTGACGCCactgataaaataaataagaaaaatatttagtgCCAAAACTCTGATTACTAATATGTATATCAAAAGATAAAATCCTTACCTCTTGTAATGTAAATATTTAGAGTGATGCTCTATTGGACAtgcattatcatttaatattttacaaCCATATTCGTGGTGTTCCTATGGACAGTGTTCATTGCTACAAATATAGAAATTgtatgaacgagaatgaatatctcatAAATGCAAGAGATATATTAGACCGTTTGACTTCATCAGATATTCGATTACATCTTCTGAAAACGCAATGAAAGTCATTTCTTGCACAGTGAAAATAATTTCATTCAAAGGTATTCCTATGATTGGTTAACCTGGCTACCATGAAACTTGAATTCCATTTGATATAtcatgaggattttttttcggcCAAGGATGCTTTTACATTACTGTAAATGGCTACGACACTGATTAAAAAGGATTACAATAACAGTGACTAGTAAAATAAACCAAGAGACAGTGGTCAGACTCCTAGTTATCTGCCACTGGATTTGAGTTTATGTGCTTAGTTCTTTGATATTTGTCATAATATTTATCCTAATATAACGATGCTCACTCAATTCTGAAAATAATAGTCTTCAATTTATAAAGGCAACTTCTATCATGTACAAGAATGCTTACGGTATCACTGATACAACTTGTAGCTTGAGAAAATGTGGAAAGtagatttatgtgtatttttagcTAGAACTACTGTAAATCCTATTGTGCCATCCCTTCTCCAGATTCATTTATTCTTTcgtccattttttatttatattgcagCTTCTCATCCATTCcttcttattttatgtttttcttatgcGTTAATTTACTAAACATAATACTGTTATAAATGTCttttaaatgacaataataattttaagttaTGCAACGcgtgttataataataacgaatattcAGATATTCACTTTATTTAGGTTAGTTATATTCATTACCATCTACATCTTGAATTATCAGCCTTTTTGCCAAATGGTAACATAAAATACCAATTTTGTTAGTATACGCGTTTGTACTTATTCCTTACCTATTGTATCTAAAATATCTCACATTTTCCTATACATACTATAGCAGTCACGTTTTGCAGTCACTCAGGCTACAGAACATACAGAATCAATATCCAATCATAGGTAAGATGTGATTCTGCCTAAGACTTTAAATGGTTTCGGTTGGTTGCCATGAGAGGAAAATCATTTCCGTACATGTGATGACACAGATTTGTCTGACAATGCGGTAGCTGCAGAACCATGTCTTCACGGGTTGGTGTGGGTCCGGCATGGCATAAACTGGTCAGTTGATAGTCACCTGCCGTCAGCATGTATCAGCTTCTGTAACAGGCACGAtaaccacttttttcttttccttttgttttttgtttgttttttctttcttctttggctAGGAGACATAGGAATTTGACTTGTTTTCCACATTATAAATAAAACTTACAAACAGACTTTCAAACGTTAGTGTAACATCACCGAAAGGGAAAGCTCAATCACGAGAGGTCTCAAGGCAATCCTGCTGGGGTGATACTCTCCTGCGTCACCATAAGGCTGATGTTTTATCTTCAACTCGCATATAACGGAAAAGAATTTTCTCTTTGTCAGTCTCATCATAACTTTTAGTACTATGGCGTTCAAGGCATATGTAACTCTTGGCGTTTCGTGGGTCATCTTTCAAGACTTTatgatattaacatattttgttaAAGAATTTCAGTTCATTACATGATTAGTACTTTCTATTCTATTGTGTTGTAGGTATTTCTATTGTGTTTTAGGTATTTGTTCTAGCCGTCCTCGTGGCCGCCGCCATTGCACTTCCAGACAGCCAGCCTACGTACGGCTACCCCGCTCCCACACCCGCTTACGCAcccgccaagtacgacttcaactacgctGTCAACGACCAAACATCTGGTAACGACTTCGGGCATGAGGAAGCCCGTGATGGCGGTAACACAGGGATCTTACTACGTCCTACTTCCCGACGGTCGTTTGGAGAGAGTCACCTACACGGTCAACGGAGACTCCGGTTACGTGGCTGATGTCACCTACGAAGGCGAGGCCCAGTACCCCACCCCAAAGGCCTCCTATGGGCCTCCTCAGCCTTCCTACAAGCCGCCTACATCCTCCTATGCTTAAATGTTAAAGAAATATaactatttcattttatattttcatagattatattaaatatgtaaatgatatttCTAGACACGTTATTTTACCCCCAATATCAATTTCACACTAAtgtttttgaatatgtatatactatcataAATTGATCTCTTAAAAAGTCTtctctttaaagaaaaaatgataataatacgataaatatataaataaatgaagtgttttttttttgtattttgtgaaatttgttcttttttatatatacaacttcTACATGGACGTATTTTGTATTCCAGATATTTGGTCtggacatatattgtatatgcacatatatgtgtatgtaggtgtgtatatatatatgtttgtgtgtgtgtgtttgtacatatatcatTATGTCATTGAATAATCGTTCAGAGGAGTCTGTCATTCCGAAGGACGTTTAAGGCAGCTATCTGATTTTAGATTATATGTTtagttgcatacatata encodes:
- the LOC119589638 gene encoding pro-resilin-like; the encoded protein is MAFKVFALAALVVVAVARPDSPPRYAYSAPTPSYAPAKYDFNYAVNDPPSGNDFGHQEARDGDNTQGSYYVLLPDGRLQRVTYVVNGDSGYVADVTYEGEAQYSTPKASYGPPQPSYKPPTPSYV